In Bos indicus x Bos taurus breed Angus x Brahman F1 hybrid chromosome 1, Bos_hybrid_MaternalHap_v2.0, whole genome shotgun sequence, a single window of DNA contains:
- the NRIP1 gene encoding nuclear receptor-interacting protein 1 — translation MTHGEELGSDVHQDSIVLTYLEGLLMHQAAEGSGTAVDKASAGRNEDDQNFNISGSAFPTCQRNGPVLSTHTYQGSGMLHLKKARLLQSSEDWNAAKRKRLSDSIVNLNVKKEALLAGMADSAPKGKQDSKVLASLLQSFSSRLQTVALSQQIRQSLKEQGYALSHNSLKVEKDLRCYGVASSHLKTLLKKSKAKDQKPDTNIPDVTKTLIRDRFIESPHHVGQSGTKVVSEPLSCAARLQAVASMVEKRASPATSPKPSVACSQLALLLSSEAHLQQYSREHALKTQNANQAASERLAAMARLQENGQKDMGSFQLSKGISGHLNGQARTSSNKLMASKSTAFQNPVGIVPSSPKNAGYKNSLERNNIKQAANNSLLLHLLKSQTIPKPMNGHSHSERGSIFEESSTPTTIDDYSDPNPSFTDESSGDESSYSNCVPIDLSCKHRIEKPEPDQPVSLDNLTQSLLNTWDPKVPEVDVKEDQDTSKNSKLNSHQKVTLLQLLLGHKNEENMERNGSPQEAHSDETKFSTQNYTRTSVIESPSTNRTTPVSTPPLLASTKADSPINLSQHSLVIKWNSPPYACGPQPEKPANTASNHLMDLTKSKESQGEKAIHNEGAQNSATFSASKLLQNLAQCGMQSSVSGEEQRPSKQLLSVNTDKPPGMIDRLNSPLLANKTSAVEEKKAFGSHTIGPEPGLSGSEIENLLERRTVLQLLLGNPNKGKTEKKEKMPLRDESTQEHTDRALSEQILMVKIKSEPCDDLHPHATGTHLSHEAPGAPFLGMAPPMQRSAPALPTSEDLKPEPGSPQDFSFSKNGLLSRLLRQNQDSHLADELDSSHRNSELTLVESKNLCMVPKKRKLYTEPLENPFKKMKNNIVDAANSHSAPEVLYGSLLNQQELKLSRSDLEFKHPASHGSASESEPRNWTRESKSFNVLKQLLLSENCVRDLSQHRSNSVADSKKKGHRNSVTNSKPEFSIASLNGLMCGATQPGSCMVSRTFPYPGVGKAPRSPPFPEHLGCTGSRPEAGLVNGCSMPSEKGPIKWVITDVDKNEYEKDSPRLTKTNPILYYMLQKGGSSVTSRETQDRDMWREPSSAESISQVTIKEELLPPAETKASFFNLRSTYNSHMGNNASRPHSANGEVYGLLGNMLTIKKESE, via the coding sequence ATGACTCATGGAGAAGAGCTGGGCTCTGATGTGCACCAGGATTCTATTGTTCTAACTTACCTAGAAGGATTACTAATGCATCAGGCAGCAGAGGGGTCAGGTACTGCCGTCGACAAAGCGTCTGCCGGGCGTAATGAAGACGATCAGAACTTTAACATTTCTGGTAGCGCGTTTCCCACCTGTCAGCGTAATGGTCCAGTTCTCAGCACACACACGTATCAGGGATCTGGCATGCTGCACCTCAAAAAAGCCAGACTCTTGCAGTCTTCTGAGGACTGGAACGCAGCAAAGCGGAAGAGGCTGTCTGATTCCATCGTAAATTTAAACGTAAAGAAGGAGGCTCTGCTGGCTGGCATGGCTGACAGTGCGCCTAAAGGCAAACAGGACAGCAAGGTACTGGCCTCTCTGCTTCAGTCTTTCAGCTCTAGGCTGCAGACTGTTGCCCTGTCACAACAAATCAGGCAGAGCCTCAAGGAGCAAGGATACGCCCTGAGTCATAATTCTTTAAAAGTGGAGAAAGATTTAAGGTGCTATGGGGTTGCATCAAGTCACTTAAAAACTCTGTTGAAGAAAAGCAAGGCTAAAGATCAAAAGCCCGATACCAACATCCCTGATGTCACGAAAACCCTTATCAGAGACAGGTTCATAGAGTCACCTCATCACGTTGGGCAGAGCGGAACAAAGGTCGTGAGCGAACCCTTGTCATGTGCTGCAAGATTACAGGCTGTCGCAAGCATGGTGGAGAAAAGGGCTAGTCCTGCCACTTCACCCAAACCCAGTGTTGCCTGTAGCCAACTAGCACTACTTCTCTCCAGTGAAGCCCATTTACAGCAGTATTCTCGAGAACATGCTTTAAAGACACAAAATGCAAATCAGGCAGCAAGCGAAAGACTTGCTGCCATGGCCAGATTACAAGAAAATGGCCAGAAGGACATGGGCAGTTTCCAGCTCTCAAAAGGCATATCAGGCCATCTTAATGGTCAGGCAAGAACATCATCAAACAAACTAATGGCTAGCAAAAGTACAGCATTTCAGAATCCAGTGGGTATTGTCCCTTCTTCCCCCAAAAATGCAGGCTATAAGAACTCCCTGGAAAGAAACAATATAAAACAGGCTGCTAATAACAGTTTGCTTTTACATCTTCTTAAAAGCCAGACCATACCTAAGCCGATGAACGGACACAGTCACAGTGAGAGAGGAAGCATTTTTGAGGAGAGCAGCACACCTACGACTATTGATGACTACTCAGATCCCAATCCTAGTTTCACCGATGAGAGCAGTGGCGATGAAAGTTCTTACTCCAACTGTGTTCCCATAGACTTGTCTTGCAAACACCGGATAGAAAAACCCGAACCCGACCAGCCTGTTTCTCTGGATAACTTAACTCAGTCCTTGCTAAACACTTGGGATCCAAAAGTCCCCGAAGTTGACGTCAAAGAAGATCAAGATACCTCAAAGAATTCTAAGCTAAATTCGCACCAGAAAGTAACCCTTCTTCAGTTGCTGCTTGGCCATAAGAATGAAGAAAACATGGAAAGAAACGGCAGCCCTCAGGAAGCACACAGCGATGAGACAAAGTTCAGCACACAGAATTACACCCGGACGTCTGTAATAGAAAGCCCCAGCACCAACAGGACTACTCCCGTGAGCACTCCTCCATTGCTTGCATCCACCAAAGCCGACTCTCCCATCAACCTTTCCCAACACTCTCTGGTCATCAAATGGAATTCCCCACCATATGCCTGTGGTCCCCAGCCTGAAAAGCCAGCGAATACCGCCTCGAACCACCTGATGGACCTTACAAAAAGCAAAGAATCGCAGGGGGAGAAAGCCATCCACAATGAAGGTGCACAAAACTCGGCCACGTTCAGTGCCAGTAAACTGTTACAAAATTTAGCGCAATGTGGAATGCAGTCTTCCGTGTCAGGGGAAGAGCAGAGACCCAGTAAACAGCTGCTGAGTGTAAACACAGATAAACCTCCAGGTATGATTGATAGACTGAATAGCCCTCTGCTAGCCAATAAAACAAGTGCAGTTGAAGAGAAGAAAGCATTCGGCAGTCACACAATAGGTCCTGAACCAGGACTTTCTGGGTCTGAAATAGAAAATCTGCTTGAAAGGCGCACCGTCCTCCAGTTACTGCTGGGAAATCCCAACAAAGGGAAgactgaaaagaaagagaagatgccCTTAAGAGATGAGAGCACTCAGGAACATACAGATAGAGCTTTAAGTGAACAAATATTGatggtgaaaataaaatctgagccTTGTGATGACTTGCATCCGCATGCCACGGGCACGCACTTGAGCCATGAGGCTCCGGGAGCCCCCTTCTTAGGGATGGCCCCTCCCATGCAGAGAAGTGCACCTGCCTTACCAACATCCGAGGACTTGAAACCAGAGCCTGGCTCACCTCaggatttttctttctcaaagaatGGTCTGCTGAGTCGATTGCTGAGACAAAATCAGGACAGTCACCTGGCTGATGAGCTGGACAGCAGTCACAGAAATAGTGAACTGACACTTGTAGAATCGAAGAACCTTTGCATGGTCCCTAAGAAAAGGAAGCTTTACACCGAGCCGTTAGAAAACccctttaaaaagatgaaaaataacatAGTCGATGCTGCAAACAGTCACAGTGCTCCGGAGGTGCTGTACGGGTCCTTGCTTAACCAGCAAGAGCTGAAACTTAGCAGAAGTGATCTTGAGTTTAAGCATCCTGCCAGTCATGGTTCAGCCAGCGAAAGTgaacccaggaattggaccagAGAGAGCAAAAGCTTCAATGTCCTGAAACAGCTGCTTCTCTCAGAAAACTGTGTGAGAGATTTGTCTCAGCACAGGAGTAACTCTGTGGCTGACAGTAAAAAGAAAGGACACAGAAACAGTGTGACCAACAGCAAGCCTGAATTCAGCATTGCTTCTCTAAACGGACTGATGTGCGGTGCCACTCAGCCCGGCAGTTGCATGGTCAGCAGGACATTTCCATACCCAGGTGTCGGAAAGGCCCCCCGGAGTCCTCCTTTCCCTGAGCACTTGGGCTGCACAGGGTCTAGACCAGAAGCTGGGCTTGTGAATGGGTGTTCCATGCCCAGTGAGAAGGGACCCATTAAGTGGGTTATCACAGATGTGGACAAGAATGAGTATGAGAAAGACTCTCCGAGACTGACCAAAACTAACCCAATACTCTATTACATGCTCCAGAAAGGAGGCAGTTCTGTTACCAGTCGAGAAACACAGGACAGGGACATGTGGAGGGAGCCTTCATCTGCTGAAAGTATCTCACAGGTTACAATCAAAGAAGAGTTACTTCCTCCTGCAGAAACTAAAgcttctttctttaatttaaggaGCACTTATAATAGCCATATGGGAAATAATGCTTCTCGCCCACACAGCGCAAACGGAGAAGTTTATGGACTTCTGGGAAACATGCTAACAATAAAAAAGGAATCAGAATAA